The genomic stretch CCTGATCGGCAAGGTCTATGGCGTGCCGTGCTACCAGCTGCTCGGCGGCAAGTATCGCGACAAGGTCCGCCTCTATGGCGATACCCCGACCCCGGATGATCCGACGCCGGAGGATTTCGTCGAGGCGGTGAAGGGCCGTCGCGACCGCGGCCTCACCTGGATCAAGTTCGACTTGCGTCCCAGCCTGTTCGAAACCGGTGACAGCCCGCTGATCGGCCACGATGCGCGGCACGAAACCGATTTTGAAATGGGCAAGTGGTTCAAGGCCCCGATGGCCGGCCGCGGCGTCAAGCTCACCGAGGAGACCATCGAGCGCGCCGCCCATGTGGTGTCCGAGGTGCGCAAGGCCGTCGGCAATGGCATCCAGCTCTGCGTCGACCATTTCGGCGAGAACTACCTCACTGCCGATGAGGTGATCCGGCTCGGCAAGGCGCTCGAACCCTACAACCTCGCCTGGATGGAAGACCCGGTGTCGCGCTTCGATATTCCCGGCCACAAGGTGGTGGCCGACGCGCTGCTGACCCCGATCGCCGCCGGCGAGGACCTCTACCTGCGCGACGGCTTCCGCGAAGCCATCCAGACCCGCGCCTTCGACATCGTCCACCCCGACCTCTTGACTTCGGGCGGCCTGATGGAGACCAAGCGCATCTCCGACGATGCGGAAGAGCAGGGCATCCCGACGGCGCTCCACTGCGCCGGCTCGCCCATCGGCTTCATGGCCAATATCCACACCGCCGCGGCGATCTCGAGCTTCCTCGCCTGCGAGCACCACGGCCTCGACCTGCCGTTCTGGGAGAGCCTCGTCACCGGCTTGCCGAAGGACTACATGGCCGATGGCTACGTCACCGTGCCGGATGCACCCGGCCTCGGCGTCGATCTCAACCTCGAGGCGATCGAAGAGAACCTCCGCACCCCCGGCACCATGTTCCTCCCCACCGACGAGTGGAACACCCCCAAGCTCGGCTTCTGGCGCCCGGACGATCGCTGGCCGGAGTAACCCAGCCATGCGACATCCGTGCTGGACTTCGGCCGGAACCGCCGCTATGTGAACGCCGTCATCGGGCTTCGCCGCCCGGTGGCTGAGGCCCAACTGGAGATTCCACCTCCTGGTTGGGCCTCTCTGTTTCTGCACCCCGTTCCGATTGACGAGTGCCGCCGCCGCGTGGTCACTGCGGCGGAGGAGCAGAGGGGGCCGGGCTGGACACCGAGATCATCGATACCGGGGCGCCGCGCTTCGACTACATCGTGGTCGGGGCGGGCAGTGCCGGCTGTGCGCTGGCCAATCGGCTGACGGCGTCAGGTCGGCATTCGGTGTTGCTGCTCGAAGCCGGCGGCAAGGATGACTGGATCTGGTTCCACATCCCCGTCGGCTATCTCTACGCCATGGGCAACCCGCGGGCCGACTGGTGCTATCGCACCGAGCCCGTGCCGGGGCTCAACGGGCGCTCGCTCGGCTATCCGCGCGGCAAGGTGATCGGTGGCTCGTCGGCCATCAACGGCATGATCTACATGCGCGGCCAGGCCGCCGATTACGATCACTGGCGCCAGCTCGGCAACCCCGGCTGGGGCTGGGACGACGTGCTGCCGCACTTCCTGCGCAGCGAGCGTCGCGCCGGCGCGCCTGACCCGCTGCATGGGCGGGACGGCGAGCTCAGGGTCGAGAAGATGCGGCTCAGCTGGAAGGTGCTCGACCTGTTCCGGGCTGCAGCGATCGAGCAGGGCATCCCGGCGACCGCTGATTTCAACAGTGGCGACAACGAGGGTGTCGGCTACTTCGAGGTCAATCAGAAGCAGGGCCTGCGCTGGTCCGCCGCCTCGGCCTTCCTGAAGCCGGCACTGGGCCGGGCGAACCTGACGCTATGGACCGGTGCCCAGGCGCTGCGGTTGGTGACCGAGGGCCGTCGCATCACCGGCATCGAGGTCCGGCATCAGGGCCGGATCAAGCTGCTCAGGGTCGGCCGCGAGGTGGTGCTCTCCGCCGGCGCGGTGAACTCGCCGCAACTGCTGCAGCTGTCCGGCATCGGCAACCCGGAGCGGTTGGCCGAGCACGGCATTGCCACGGTGCATGAGCTGAAGCAGGTGGGCGAGAACCTGCAGGATCATCTGCAGCTGCGCCTGATCTTCAAGGTCAGCGGCCTGCCGACGCTCAACGTTTCAGCCAACAGCCTCGCCGGCAAGGCCGGCATGGCCATGCAATATGCGCTGGCGCGGCGCGGGCCGATGACCATGGCGCCTTCGCAACTGGGCGGCTTCACCCGTTCGTCGCCCGAGCGCGCCACGCCCGACCTGCAATTCCATGTGCAGCCGCTGAGCCTCGACAGGTTCGGCGAGCCGCTGCATCGCTTCCCGGCCTTCACCGCAACGGTCTGCAACCTTCGCCCGCAGAGCCGCGGTCACATCCGGCTCGCCAGCGCCGACCCGACGGCCGCGCCGCTGATCCAGCCGAACTACCTGTCCGCCGCCGCTGACCGCGAGGTGGCGGTGGAAGCGATCCGGCTGGTGCGGCGCATCGTGCTGGAGAGCAAGGCCTTCGCCCCCCACCGACCCGAGGAGTACCGGCCGGGGCCGAGCTTCAGCACCTATGCCGAACTGGAGCAGGCCGCCGGCGATATCGGCACCACCATCTTTCATCCGGTCGGCACCTGCCGCATGGGCAGCGACCCCGCCGCGGTGGTCGACCCGCGACTGCGCCTCAATGGCCTCGCCGGGCTGCGCATCGCCGACGCCTCGGTGATGCCGACCATCACCTCGGGCAACACCAATGCGCCTACCATCATGATCGCCGAGAAGGCCGCGGCGATGCTGTTGGAGGACGCGGGCTAGGTGGCCGGCGCCGGTGCGGGCCGACCCCCACCCTTGATCCCTCCCCGCAAGGGGAGGGAGACGCCAGAAGCGGGATGTCGGTGTGAGGGTCCCCCTCCCCCTTGCGGGGAGGGGACAGGGGTGGGGGGCCACAGCCACCGGCCGCAGCGGTCTTCAGCCCTCCACCTCCAGCAGCAAGGTCGCGATCTCGAACGGCCTCAGCTGCAGCGTCACGCTGTTGCCGCTGACCGCCACCGGCTCGCCGCCCTCTTCCATCAGGTTGACCAGCCTCGCCGATTTCACCGGCACGCCGAAGCTGATGGTGGCGGTGGCGCGGGCATTGGCGTGCTCGAACACCCGCAGCACCAGCGCATCGCTCTTTTCGGCCTTCTTCACGGTCTCCAGCGTGACATTCGGCTTGTCGACCGAGGCGAACGAGAAGCTGGTGCTTTCGAGCGCACTGGAGGCGCGCGTCGAGCTGTCGCCGATCACCGCCACCGGATTGTTGAACCGCTCGGCCGCCACCGGCACGCTGGCGAGGTCGCTCGTCCCCTCATGCACCAGCAGCGCATATTTGATGCGGTGCTCGCCGCGGTCCGAGGCCGGATCGGGGAAGGTGGCGCCACGCAAGAGCGTAATGCGCACCAGTTGCTCGACCGCGTCATAGCCGTACTTGCTGTCGTTGAGCAGCGCAGCGCCGAAATCCGGCTCGCTGATGTCGACCCAGCGATGCATGCTGGCCTCGAACCGGGCCCGGTCCCAGCTGGTGTTGCGGTGCGTCGCGCGCTTCACATGGCCGAACTGGATCTCCGAGCGGATCTCGGAAATATTGAGATCGAACGGGAACTCCGCCTTGAGCACGGTCTGGCGTTCCTGCCAGTCGATGAAGGTGTCGAACTCGACCTGGCGCGCACCGGCTTCCAGCGACACCACCTGCACCACCTTCGAGCTCAGATACTGCCGTTCGATGCGCAGCGCGGCGCGATAGGGGCCGGTTTCCACCACCTCGATCTTTGCCTTGCCGTCGCTGAGCCGCCAGAACTGCTCCTCGAAATAGCGGTCGATATCCCAAGCGTCCCAGTTGAGCGGCTTGTCCTCGTAGGCGACCAGCCGATTGGCCGTCTCGCCCTGGGCGATCAGCTCGCGGCCAAACTGCTTGTCGAACACCGAGGTGATTTCGCCCTGCTTGTCGAAGCTGACGCGGATCAGCTCGTTCTCCAGTTGCCTGGACGAAGCCTTGAGGCTCGATTTCGGTGCGGTGCCGCCGGCCACCAGCGAGGCAGAGGCCCAGCCGAGTGCCGGCAGGTCGGCTGGCGCCGCCAGCGTGACGCTGCCATCTGCCCCAACCAGCTTCTGCAGCGGCAGGGCTGCGTCGCCCTGGCTGAGCGCCGAACCTTCTGTCGCACCCTCGACGCGGACCAGCGCCTTGTCGCGCCTGTGGCCAGTGAAGTTGAACAGCTGCAAGCCGCCCTTCTGCGTCGGCGCCACTGCTTTCGCCGCGCTGTGCCACGGCCCGTTGCCCGAGGCGAGCGTCGAGAACAGCCCGGCATATTCGGCGTCGCTGTCGACATAGACTTCGGCGATCGAGGTGCCGGGCAGGATGTCGTGGAACTGGTTGATCAGCACCAGCTCCCAGAACTCGTTGAGCTTCTCGCTGGGGTAGGGCGCTCCGCTCCGCATCGACATGGCGCTGAGGAATTCGAGCTCGCGCAGCACCCGTTCGGCGCGGCGGTTATTGGCCTTGTTCTTGGCGACGTTGGTCAGTGTGCCGCGGTGGTATTGCAGGTAGAGCTCGCCGTTCCAGGTGGGGAACCGCATGGCGTTCTCGTCCATGCGCTTGCTGAGCCGCTTGAGGAACGGTCCGATGCCTTCGAGCTTCACTTTCGGCGCGCCGGGGATGCCGCGCTCGAGCCGGGTGCCGCGCTCGATCATGGCGCGGGTCGGCCCGCCACCGCCATCGCCATAGCCGTAGCAGACCAGCACTTCGTCGTTCACCGCTTTCGGCTCATAGCGCTTCCAGGCGCCCATCACTTCGGAGACCGACAGGTCGGAATTGTAGGTGGTGAAGATCCGCTCGCTGTCGAACTTCTGCGCCGTGATCAGCTGCGCCTTGGTTTTGGTGCCGTCGATGCCGCGCCAGAAGAACGTGTCGTAGGGATGCCGGTCGGTGTCGTTCCAGCTGAGCTTCGAAGTAATGAAATACTCGAGCCCCGAGCGCTCGAGGATCTGCGG from Devosia sp. A16 encodes the following:
- a CDS encoding alpha-mannosidase — its product is MNILATKLGLLDDDIKQEEKLFRLCADLKAKILTPIEGEFAWRYTEADLDAEAALKADIRSWQPFTDKTVWAKKQGHTWFAAEVTVPPAAKGKTFVLRFSSQWQDRPGTTDPQCLAYLDGHVAQAIDGNHTELVIAQNAKPGTRRTLLVNAFTFFDRPLVGFKVELLVRHERAEKLYFDLLTPLEVATRLTQIDGRRHAIMNLVEQSLRALDRRGGVTPEFEASLGAAEKIARKIYELVDTEVQPTVSAVGHTHLDVGWLWRVMHTRDKTGRSFATVLALMAEYPQFVFMYNQSVLFDFLKKDYPEIWAGVVERVKSGQFEIEGAMWVEPDANIVSGESMVRQIMRGRRFHLEHFGVVPNTVWLPDTFGYSANMPQILERSGLEYFITSKLSWNDTDRHPYDTFFWRGIDGTKTKAQLITAQKFDSERIFTTYNSDLSVSEVMGAWKRYEPKAVNDEVLVCYGYGDGGGGPTRAMIERGTRLERGIPGAPKVKLEGIGPFLKRLSKRMDENAMRFPTWNGELYLQYHRGTLTNVAKNKANNRRAERVLRELEFLSAMSMRSGAPYPSEKLNEFWELVLINQFHDILPGTSIAEVYVDSDAEYAGLFSTLASGNGPWHSAAKAVAPTQKGGLQLFNFTGHRRDKALVRVEGATEGSALSQGDAALPLQKLVGADGSVTLAAPADLPALGWASASLVAGGTAPKSSLKASSRQLENELIRVSFDKQGEITSVFDKQFGRELIAQGETANRLVAYEDKPLNWDAWDIDRYFEEQFWRLSDGKAKIEVVETGPYRAALRIERQYLSSKVVQVVSLEAGARQVEFDTFIDWQERQTVLKAEFPFDLNISEIRSEIQFGHVKRATHRNTSWDRARFEASMHRWVDISEPDFGAALLNDSKYGYDAVEQLVRITLLRGATFPDPASDRGEHRIKYALLVHEGTSDLASVPVAAERFNNPVAVIGDSSTRASSALESTSFSFASVDKPNVTLETVKKAEKSDALVLRVFEHANARATATISFGVPVKSARLVNLMEEGGEPVAVSGNSVTLQLRPFEIATLLLEVEG
- a CDS encoding mandelate racemase/muconate lactonizing enzyme family protein; amino-acid sequence: MTDKQLGRIENAITTHSNPSELRITDMRLAVVAANYDYPILRIDTNQGVYGLGEVRDAGHASNALQFKSMLIGQNPCNVDMIFRAIKRFGNWGREGGGVSGIEIALMDLIGKVYGVPCYQLLGGKYRDKVRLYGDTPTPDDPTPEDFVEAVKGRRDRGLTWIKFDLRPSLFETGDSPLIGHDARHETDFEMGKWFKAPMAGRGVKLTEETIERAAHVVSEVRKAVGNGIQLCVDHFGENYLTADEVIRLGKALEPYNLAWMEDPVSRFDIPGHKVVADALLTPIAAGEDLYLRDGFREAIQTRAFDIVHPDLLTSGGLMETKRISDDAEEQGIPTALHCAGSPIGFMANIHTAAAISSFLACEHHGLDLPFWESLVTGLPKDYMADGYVTVPDAPGLGVDLNLEAIEENLRTPGTMFLPTDEWNTPKLGFWRPDDRWPE
- a CDS encoding GMC family oxidoreductase, coding for MDTGAPRFDYIVVGAGSAGCALANRLTASGRHSVLLLEAGGKDDWIWFHIPVGYLYAMGNPRADWCYRTEPVPGLNGRSLGYPRGKVIGGSSAINGMIYMRGQAADYDHWRQLGNPGWGWDDVLPHFLRSERRAGAPDPLHGRDGELRVEKMRLSWKVLDLFRAAAIEQGIPATADFNSGDNEGVGYFEVNQKQGLRWSAASAFLKPALGRANLTLWTGAQALRLVTEGRRITGIEVRHQGRIKLLRVGREVVLSAGAVNSPQLLQLSGIGNPERLAEHGIATVHELKQVGENLQDHLQLRLIFKVSGLPTLNVSANSLAGKAGMAMQYALARRGPMTMAPSQLGGFTRSSPERATPDLQFHVQPLSLDRFGEPLHRFPAFTATVCNLRPQSRGHIRLASADPTAAPLIQPNYLSAAADREVAVEAIRLVRRIVLESKAFAPHRPEEYRPGPSFSTYAELEQAAGDIGTTIFHPVGTCRMGSDPAAVVDPRLRLNGLAGLRIADASVMPTITSGNTNAPTIMIAEKAAAMLLEDAG